The genomic window TTCTTTATACACTTTGTTAACTTTCTTCTTTTTTGCGTTCTTTGGAATGATCATTCTTTTTATTGTAGAATTTTTCAAAAAAGGATTAGCCTTACAAACCGAAAACAATTTAACCATTTAAGCTATCTGCGTTATGAAAATCCTTAACATGAAAACAGCCACAAAATATTCAAGCTATCTGATGCTTATTATATTTTCAGTCCTGACATTTTTTTTAATTTATTTTATACTTGGTTATTACATCTGTCACTACAATCAAAAAAGTTCAGCCCCTATTCTAAGTGATACATTTTCGATCGAACATATTGGTTCTTATCCTGTATATCGCATAAACTATCCGTTTACTGAGATTAAATTCATATCCGGAATATTAAACAATTCTTTAGATTTCATCATCGGAATTTTAGGATTTGGCGGATTTGCATTTTACTTTTTTTGTCTATACAAAGTTTTAAAAGCCTTATCAATGCCAAAAGCCTTCAATAAAAGTGTCATCGTATGGATACGAACATTTATGTTTTACAACTTTATTTTTGTATTTATTTATATCATTTTCTGGATTTTCATTTCCGGCTCTTTTAATCCTGTGCAGCTTATTTTTGGCACCTTCCCTTTTATACTATTAGGTTTTGTATCTGCTTTTGTGGTCTCTTTTTTCAAAAAAGGTTTTGAAATTCAAACGGAAAACGATTTAACAATTTAAACCATGCCAATTATCATTAACGTAGATGTAATGCTTGCCAAACGAAAAATGCAGTCGCAGGAACTGGCTGAAAAAATAGGCATTACCCAAGC from Chryseobacterium camelliae includes these protein-coding regions:
- a CDS encoding DUF2975 domain-containing protein, translated to MLIIFSVLTFFLIYFILGYYICHYNQKSSAPILSDTFSIEHIGSYPVYRINYPFTEIKFISGILNNSLDFIIGILGFGGFAFYFFCLYKVLKALSMPKAFNKSVIVWIRTFMFYNFIFVFIYIIFWIFISGSFNPVQLIFGTFPFILLGFVSAFVVSFFKKGFEIQTENDLTI